The following proteins come from a genomic window of Lycium ferocissimum isolate CSIRO_LF1 chromosome 4, AGI_CSIRO_Lferr_CH_V1, whole genome shotgun sequence:
- the LOC132051486 gene encoding uncharacterized protein LOC132051486 isoform X1 → MFSIQKWKCSWSTVAAVASIVTLVSVVHLFLYPVVPSLDYFRTYQNSCVNINRSNEGEKIILKDDKSTEGSERNVDTRATPMIDLNVKFPVDLHNAVVYRGAPWKGEVGRWLAGCDSNTSAVKVVEQISGKSCRNDCSGQGICNRELGQCRCFHGFTGEGCAERQELSCNYPGSKEKPFGHWVVSICPAYCDTTRAMCFCGEGTKYPNRPLAETCGFTINPPSKPGGAPVADFTKADLDVFTTNGSKRGWCNVDPAEAYASKALFKEECDCKYDGLWGRFCEVSVLSTCINQCSGHGLCRGGFCQCDSGWFGADCSVPSILSSIREWPLWLRPAQVNIPENVNSGENLVNLNAITEKKRPLIYVYDLPPDFNSLLLEGRHFKLECVNRIYDQRNATVWTDQLYGAQMALYESTLASPHRTLNGEEADFFFVPVLDSCIITRADDAPHLSMQEHLHEGLRSSLTLEFYKKAYDHIITQYPYWKRSSGKDHIWFFTWDEGACYAPKEIWNSIMLVHWGNTNSKHNHSTTAYWGDNWDPISSDRRGNHSCFDPDKDLVLPAWKRPDEGSLNAKHWSRPREERKTFFYFNGNLGPAYENGRPEATYSMGIRQKVAEEFGSTPNKEGKLGKQHAEDVTVTPLRAGNYHEELGSSVFCGVMPGDGWSGRMEDSILQGCIPVVIQDGIYLPYENFLNYESFAVRIREDEIPNLLNILRSFNETEIEFKLANVKKIWQRFLYRDSVVLEAERQKAVRGSVEDWGLQFSQLEEDDVFATLIQVLHYKLHNDPWRRQLLPQKKEFGLPKECLL, encoded by the exons ATGTTCTCTATCCAGAAATGGAAGTGTTCATGGTCCACAGTGGCTGCAGTTGCTTCAATTGTGACATTGGTTTCAGTTGTTCATTTATTCCTGTACCCGGTTGTGCCCTCCTTGGATTACTTTAGGACATATCAGAACTCTTGTGTCAATATAAATAGATCCAATGAaggagaaaaaattattttgaaagatGATAAGTCAACTGAAG GAAGTGAAAGGAATGTTGATACAAGGGCGACGCCAATGATTGATCTGAATGTCAAATTTCCTGTTGATTTACACAATGCTGTGGTATATCGAGGTGCTCCATGGAAGGGTGAGGTTGGCCGGTGGTTAGCTGGTTGCGACTCAAATACTTCTGCAGTTAAAGTCGTTGAG CAAATCAGTGGCAAGAGCTGCAGGAATGATTGCAGTGGTCAAGGCATCTGCAATCGCGAATTGGGTCAATGCCGCTGCTTTCATGGTTTCACTG GTGAAGGATGTGCAGAGAGGCAGGAGTTGAGCTGCAACTACCCTGGATCAAAGGAGAAACCTTTTGGGCATTGGGTTGTCTCAATTTGTCCTGCTTATTGTGACACTACAAGAGCAATGTGCTTTTGTGGGGAAGGCACAAAATACCCAAATCGTCCTCTTGCTGAGACGTGTGGCTTTACAATCAA TCCTCCATCCAAACCTGGTGGTGCTCCTGTGGCTGACTTCACAAAAGCTGACCTCGATGTCTTCACTACAAATGGTAGCAAACGAGGATGGTGTAATGTGGATCCTGCCGAAGCTTATGCTTCCAAGGCGCTTTTCAAGGAGGAGTGTGATTGCAAGTATGACGGTCTTTGGGGTCGTTTCTGTGAGGTGTCTGTGCTAAGCACTTGTATAAATCAATGCTCGGGCCACGGGTTGTGTCGAGGTGGATTTTGTCAG TGTGACAGCGGTTGGTTCGGAGCAGATTGCAGTGTACCCTCCATTTTGTCATCCATTAGAGAGTGGCCTCTCTGGCTACGACCAGCGCAGGTTAACATTCCTGAGAATGTGAACAGTGGAGAAAATCTTGTCAATCTGAATGCTATCACGGAGAAGAAAAGGCcccttatatatgtttatgactTGCCCCCAGACTTCAACAGTCTTCTTCTGGAG GGACGACATTTTAAACTAGAATGCGTGAACAGAATCTATGATCAGCGAAATGCTACAGTATGGACTGACCAGCTGTATGGTGCACAG ATGGCACTCTATGAAAGTACGTTAGCTAGCCCTCATCGGACATTGAATGGAGAGGAAGCAGACTTTTTCTTTGTTCCAGTTCTTGATTCATGTATTATAACTCGTGCTGATGATGCTCCACACTTGAGCATGCAG GAACACCTCCACGAGGGGTTGAGAAGTTCTCTGACGCTTGAATTCTATAAAAAGGCTTAtgatcatattatcacacagtATCCGTATTGGAAACGCTCATCTGGCAAGGATCACATCTGG TTCTTCACATGGGATGAAGGTGCTTGCTATGCTCCTAAAGAGATATGGAACAGCATTATGTTGGTCCATTGGGGTAATACAAACTCAAAGCATAACCATTCAACAACAGCATATTGGGGTGATAATTGGGATCCAATTTCCTCGGATAGAAGAGGAAACCACTCCTGCTTTGACCCAGATAAAGATCTCGTACTTCCAGCTTGGAAACGACCTGATGAAGGTTCCCTAAATGCTAAACATTGGTCCAG ACCTCGTGAGGAGCGGAAAACGTTCTTCTATTTTAATGGCAATCTTGGACCAGCTTATGAAAATGGAAGACCAGAAGCTAC GTATAGTATGGGCATAAGGCAAAAAGTGGCTGAAGAATTTGGATCAACCCCTAACAAGGAAGGTAAGCTTGGCAAGCAGCACGCAGAAGATGTGACAGTGACACCACTACGTGCTGGGAACTACCACGAGGAATTGGGAAGTTCCGTCTTTTGTGGGGTTATGCCTGGGGATGGTTGGAGTGGACGAATGGAAGATAGTATTTTGCAAGGATGCATTCCTGTGGTGATTCAG GATGGGATATACCTGCCATATGAGAATTTTCTCAACTATGAAAGTTTTGCAGTAAGGATACGTGAAGATGAAATACCCAATCTGTTAAACATTCTACGG AGTTTTAACGAAACAGAAATCGAATTTAAATTGGCGAATGTGAAGAAAATCTGGCAGAGATTTTTGTATCGCGATTCAGTTGTGCTTGAAGCTGAGAGGCAAAAGGCAGTACGTGGGAGTGTTGAGGACTGGGGTCTACAGTTTTCGCAACTAGAGGAAGATGATGTCTTTGCCACACTCATACAG GTGTTGCATTACAAGTTGCATAATGATCCTTGGAGACGACAACTTCTTCCGCAGAAAAAGGAATTTGGATTACCTAAAGAATGCTTGCTTTGA
- the LOC132051486 gene encoding uncharacterized protein LOC132051486 isoform X2 produces the protein MIAVVKASAIANWVNAAAFMVSLVGEGCAERQELSCNYPGSKEKPFGHWVVSICPAYCDTTRAMCFCGEGTKYPNRPLAETCGFTINPPSKPGGAPVADFTKADLDVFTTNGSKRGWCNVDPAEAYASKALFKEECDCKYDGLWGRFCEVSVLSTCINQCSGHGLCRGGFCQCDSGWFGADCSVPSILSSIREWPLWLRPAQVNIPENVNSGENLVNLNAITEKKRPLIYVYDLPPDFNSLLLEGRHFKLECVNRIYDQRNATVWTDQLYGAQMALYESTLASPHRTLNGEEADFFFVPVLDSCIITRADDAPHLSMQEHLHEGLRSSLTLEFYKKAYDHIITQYPYWKRSSGKDHIWFFTWDEGACYAPKEIWNSIMLVHWGNTNSKHNHSTTAYWGDNWDPISSDRRGNHSCFDPDKDLVLPAWKRPDEGSLNAKHWSRPREERKTFFYFNGNLGPAYENGRPEATYSMGIRQKVAEEFGSTPNKEGKLGKQHAEDVTVTPLRAGNYHEELGSSVFCGVMPGDGWSGRMEDSILQGCIPVVIQDGIYLPYENFLNYESFAVRIREDEIPNLLNILRSFNETEIEFKLANVKKIWQRFLYRDSVVLEAERQKAVRGSVEDWGLQFSQLEEDDVFATLIQVLHYKLHNDPWRRQLLPQKKEFGLPKECLL, from the exons ATGATTGCAGTGGTCAAGGCATCTGCAATCGCGAATTGGGTCAATGCCGCTGCTTTCATGGTTTCACTGGTAG GTGAAGGATGTGCAGAGAGGCAGGAGTTGAGCTGCAACTACCCTGGATCAAAGGAGAAACCTTTTGGGCATTGGGTTGTCTCAATTTGTCCTGCTTATTGTGACACTACAAGAGCAATGTGCTTTTGTGGGGAAGGCACAAAATACCCAAATCGTCCTCTTGCTGAGACGTGTGGCTTTACAATCAA TCCTCCATCCAAACCTGGTGGTGCTCCTGTGGCTGACTTCACAAAAGCTGACCTCGATGTCTTCACTACAAATGGTAGCAAACGAGGATGGTGTAATGTGGATCCTGCCGAAGCTTATGCTTCCAAGGCGCTTTTCAAGGAGGAGTGTGATTGCAAGTATGACGGTCTTTGGGGTCGTTTCTGTGAGGTGTCTGTGCTAAGCACTTGTATAAATCAATGCTCGGGCCACGGGTTGTGTCGAGGTGGATTTTGTCAG TGTGACAGCGGTTGGTTCGGAGCAGATTGCAGTGTACCCTCCATTTTGTCATCCATTAGAGAGTGGCCTCTCTGGCTACGACCAGCGCAGGTTAACATTCCTGAGAATGTGAACAGTGGAGAAAATCTTGTCAATCTGAATGCTATCACGGAGAAGAAAAGGCcccttatatatgtttatgactTGCCCCCAGACTTCAACAGTCTTCTTCTGGAG GGACGACATTTTAAACTAGAATGCGTGAACAGAATCTATGATCAGCGAAATGCTACAGTATGGACTGACCAGCTGTATGGTGCACAG ATGGCACTCTATGAAAGTACGTTAGCTAGCCCTCATCGGACATTGAATGGAGAGGAAGCAGACTTTTTCTTTGTTCCAGTTCTTGATTCATGTATTATAACTCGTGCTGATGATGCTCCACACTTGAGCATGCAG GAACACCTCCACGAGGGGTTGAGAAGTTCTCTGACGCTTGAATTCTATAAAAAGGCTTAtgatcatattatcacacagtATCCGTATTGGAAACGCTCATCTGGCAAGGATCACATCTGG TTCTTCACATGGGATGAAGGTGCTTGCTATGCTCCTAAAGAGATATGGAACAGCATTATGTTGGTCCATTGGGGTAATACAAACTCAAAGCATAACCATTCAACAACAGCATATTGGGGTGATAATTGGGATCCAATTTCCTCGGATAGAAGAGGAAACCACTCCTGCTTTGACCCAGATAAAGATCTCGTACTTCCAGCTTGGAAACGACCTGATGAAGGTTCCCTAAATGCTAAACATTGGTCCAG ACCTCGTGAGGAGCGGAAAACGTTCTTCTATTTTAATGGCAATCTTGGACCAGCTTATGAAAATGGAAGACCAGAAGCTAC GTATAGTATGGGCATAAGGCAAAAAGTGGCTGAAGAATTTGGATCAACCCCTAACAAGGAAGGTAAGCTTGGCAAGCAGCACGCAGAAGATGTGACAGTGACACCACTACGTGCTGGGAACTACCACGAGGAATTGGGAAGTTCCGTCTTTTGTGGGGTTATGCCTGGGGATGGTTGGAGTGGACGAATGGAAGATAGTATTTTGCAAGGATGCATTCCTGTGGTGATTCAG GATGGGATATACCTGCCATATGAGAATTTTCTCAACTATGAAAGTTTTGCAGTAAGGATACGTGAAGATGAAATACCCAATCTGTTAAACATTCTACGG AGTTTTAACGAAACAGAAATCGAATTTAAATTGGCGAATGTGAAGAAAATCTGGCAGAGATTTTTGTATCGCGATTCAGTTGTGCTTGAAGCTGAGAGGCAAAAGGCAGTACGTGGGAGTGTTGAGGACTGGGGTCTACAGTTTTCGCAACTAGAGGAAGATGATGTCTTTGCCACACTCATACAG GTGTTGCATTACAAGTTGCATAATGATCCTTGGAGACGACAACTTCTTCCGCAGAAAAAGGAATTTGGATTACCTAAAGAATGCTTGCTTTGA